The following are encoded together in the Adhaeribacter arboris genome:
- a CDS encoding ferredoxin--NADP reductase: protein MDSLYQTLIIREIREEAKEVKTFYFEENPASKIVYESGQYLTLVRQTPTGEIRRSYSITSSPMLSEPLAIGVKRIDNGLFSRYLIDHAKPGEVVYTTGAGGFFTLPPDISTYKHVFFCAAGSGITPIYSLLKTILHAHPALNVTLIYSNHSVEDTIFWDELQQLAQRFPEELQLEFLFSNNPNLNRARLHKSLLHTFWQQYVAIPPEQVLSYICGPLNYMRMCTYALREMGVPANNIRKENFNTDKPVLHNEPPDTEPHLVTINYRHQQFSLVVQYPKTILQTAKEAGIILPYSCEAGRCGNCVAQCIQGKVWLAYNEVLTDKELANGLTLTCVGYPVKGDVLLRM from the coding sequence ATGGATTCTTTGTATCAAACTCTTATCATTCGCGAAATCAGGGAAGAAGCAAAAGAAGTAAAAACATTTTATTTTGAAGAAAACCCAGCTAGTAAAATTGTTTATGAGTCCGGGCAATACTTAACCTTAGTCCGGCAAACCCCTACCGGCGAAATCCGACGCTCTTATTCTATAACTTCCTCACCGATGTTATCCGAACCTCTAGCTATTGGCGTAAAGCGAATTGATAATGGCCTTTTTTCCCGGTATTTAATCGATCATGCTAAACCCGGCGAGGTAGTATATACCACCGGCGCGGGCGGTTTTTTTACCTTGCCTCCGGATATTAGTACGTATAAACACGTTTTCTTTTGCGCCGCCGGGAGCGGAATTACGCCCATTTACTCTTTACTAAAAACAATTTTACACGCGCACCCAGCTTTAAATGTAACTTTAATTTACAGTAACCATTCGGTTGAGGATACTATTTTTTGGGACGAACTTCAACAATTGGCGCAGCGTTTTCCGGAAGAGTTACAGCTAGAATTTCTATTTAGTAACAACCCTAACTTGAACCGGGCCCGGCTACACAAATCTTTATTGCATACTTTCTGGCAACAATACGTGGCAATTCCTCCGGAACAAGTGCTAAGCTATATTTGTGGCCCTTTAAATTACATGCGCATGTGTACCTACGCTTTACGCGAAATGGGTGTACCGGCTAACAATATCCGTAAAGAAAATTTTAACACCGATAAACCTGTTCTCCACAATGAGCCGCCCGATACGGAACCGCATTTAGTAACTATAAACTATCGGCACCAGCAATTCTCCTTAGTAGTACAATACCCGAAAACTATTTTACAAACGGCAAAAGAGGCCGGCATTATATTACCCTATAGTTGCGAGGCCGGCCGGTGCGGCAACTGTGTAGCGCAGTGTATTCAGGGGAAAGTTTGGCTGGCGTACAACGAAGTACTTACAGATAAGGAATTAGCCAATGGATTAACGCTTACCTGCGTGGGTTATCCGGTAAAAGGAGACGTTTTGTTACGTATGTAA
- a CDS encoding TIGR00266 family protein, which yields MRSHEIDYRIYGTDIQVLEVELDQNETVIAEAGAMVFMEDGITFETKMGDGSEPEQGFFGKLLSAGSRLITGESLFMTHFTHRGRNQKTRVGFSAPYPGTIIPIDLSRSYNGIIVQKDGFLAAALGTKIQVHFNQKLGSGFFGGEGFILQRLTGDGLAFIHAGGTVIERQLNNETLRVDTGCVVAFENGIDFSIERSGGLKSMIFGGEGIFLATLRGTGRVWLQSMPIKKLIEALMPRGQNTNKEGSILSSFLE from the coding sequence ATGAGATCGCACGAAATAGATTATCGCATTTATGGTACTGATATTCAGGTTCTGGAAGTAGAGCTCGACCAGAATGAAACGGTTATTGCCGAGGCCGGCGCCATGGTATTTATGGAAGACGGCATTACCTTCGAAACGAAGATGGGCGACGGTTCCGAACCGGAGCAAGGCTTTTTTGGGAAGCTCTTGTCGGCAGGTTCGCGCCTGATTACCGGCGAATCGTTGTTTATGACGCATTTTACGCACCGGGGCCGTAATCAAAAAACGCGGGTTGGTTTTTCGGCGCCTTACCCGGGCACCATTATTCCAATTGATTTAAGCCGTTCGTATAACGGTATTATTGTGCAAAAAGATGGTTTTCTGGCGGCAGCTTTAGGAACAAAAATTCAGGTTCACTTTAACCAAAAATTAGGCTCCGGCTTTTTTGGCGGTGAAGGTTTTATTCTGCAGCGCCTAACTGGCGATGGCTTGGCTTTTATTCACGCGGGCGGTACCGTTATAGAAAGACAACTCAATAACGAAACTTTACGGGTAGATACTGGCTGCGTAGTCGCTTTCGAAAACGGAATAGATTTTAGCATTGAGCGCTCCGGAGGTTTAAAATCAATGATTTTCGGGGGTGAAGGTATTTTTCTGGCTACTTTGCGGGGTACCGGCCGGGTTTGGCTACAATCTATGCCGATTAAAAAGCTGATCGAAGCTTTAATGCCTAGAGGCCAGAACACTAATAAAGAAGGAAGCATATTGAGTAGCTTCCTGGAATAA
- a CDS encoding Hsp20/alpha crystallin family protein yields the protein MKLIKNKEFLQQIAHQIDVLNTLGGGISLPQVEVDKHEKGAIIRVAIPSVSPEAYQIALDQNQLTVMATHRLDNDSEAVFPLFSQHFMLPPQVDLSRIDAVFTDQELQVRLPYHTSVYKTRNIEIKY from the coding sequence ATGAAGTTAATTAAAAATAAAGAATTCTTACAGCAAATTGCCCATCAGATTGACGTGTTAAATACGCTGGGCGGCGGAATTAGCCTGCCCCAGGTAGAGGTAGATAAACACGAAAAAGGGGCTATTATTCGGGTGGCTATTCCCTCGGTAAGCCCGGAAGCTTACCAGATTGCGTTAGACCAAAACCAATTAACCGTTATGGCCACGCATCGTTTAGATAACGATTCTGAGGCAGTTTTTCCTTTGTTCAGCCAGCATTTTATGCTGCCCCCACAAGTAGATTTATCGCGGATCGATGCTGTGTTTACTGACCAAGAGCTACAGGTTCGTTTACCGTATCACACCTCGGTTTACAAAACCCGGAACATTGAAATTAAATATTAA
- a CDS encoding nucleoside deaminase, translating to MDEFMKMAIAEAKQGLAEGGIPIGSVLVKDGQVAARGHNKRVQENNPILHGEMDCLNNAGRMDSYRRTVIYSTLMPCFMCAGTIVQFKIPKVIVGESQTFSGARAFMEAHGVEVIDLNLPECVEMMQQFIQEKPQLWFEDIMEL from the coding sequence ATGGATGAATTTATGAAAATGGCGATTGCGGAAGCCAAACAAGGCTTAGCCGAAGGAGGTATTCCGATTGGTTCGGTGTTGGTGAAAGACGGCCAGGTGGCAGCCCGCGGCCACAATAAACGCGTTCAGGAAAATAATCCTATTCTGCACGGCGAAATGGATTGCTTGAACAATGCCGGCCGCATGGATAGCTACCGCCGTACCGTTATTTATTCTACCTTAATGCCTTGTTTTATGTGTGCCGGCACTATTGTACAGTTTAAAATTCCGAAAGTAATAGTGGGAGAGTCGCAAACGTTTAGCGGCGCCCGCGCCTTTATGGAAGCCCACGGAGTGGAAGTAATTGATTTAAACCTGCCGGAATGTGTAGAAATGATGCAGCAATTTATTCAGGAAAAACCTCAGTTATGGTTCGAAGACATTATGGAGCTTTAA
- a CDS encoding alginate lyase family protein: MRFIYKFCLFSLIVTTIPLLATEAKAKKIRPESPLRVFILKAELLAKTKQEISENKAAVLPAAKSLRGAADKVVAGPLYSVVNKEFLPPSGDKHDYMSMGTYWWPNPNTANGLPYVRRDGQANPEIKLLKNDKDLDNMIKGVENTALAYYFFEDEKYAEKAGQLLRTWFLEEDTRMNPNLNFGQAIPGVSSGRGIGIIDAHKFPVLIDAIGLLQTSPNWTEEDQRGIENWFTQYLKWLQENSNGRDAAREKNNHGTWYDVQTASIALFVNKTSLAENILESAFKKRLAMQIKPDGSQPYELSRTLSWTYSIMNLNAFFALASLAENVNLDWWNYKTPNGRSIRQALDYLLPYALGEKVWEKEQIKNLDSSALYPLLRQAACEFPDANYAQLADQVVDKKC, from the coding sequence ATGAGGTTTATTTATAAATTTTGCTTATTTAGTTTAATTGTTACAACTATTCCCCTTCTAGCCACAGAAGCAAAAGCAAAAAAGATTCGGCCCGAGTCGCCGCTGCGGGTATTTATTTTAAAAGCTGAATTACTGGCTAAAACCAAACAGGAAATTTCTGAAAATAAGGCAGCCGTACTGCCGGCCGCTAAAAGTTTGCGGGGAGCCGCCGATAAAGTAGTAGCCGGGCCACTTTATTCGGTGGTGAATAAGGAGTTTTTGCCGCCTAGCGGCGATAAGCACGATTATATGAGTATGGGTACGTACTGGTGGCCCAACCCAAACACCGCCAACGGATTGCCGTATGTGCGCCGCGACGGGCAAGCAAATCCGGAGATTAAGCTCCTGAAAAACGATAAAGATTTAGATAATATGATAAAGGGAGTAGAAAATACGGCTTTAGCTTATTATTTTTTCGAGGACGAAAAGTACGCCGAAAAAGCGGGCCAACTACTACGGACCTGGTTCCTGGAAGAAGATACCCGTATGAATCCGAATTTAAATTTTGGCCAAGCTATACCGGGAGTAAGCAGTGGCCGGGGAATCGGAATTATAGATGCCCATAAGTTCCCTGTTTTAATAGACGCCATTGGTTTATTACAAACTTCTCCAAACTGGACGGAGGAAGATCAGCGGGGAATAGAAAATTGGTTTACTCAATATTTAAAGTGGCTGCAAGAAAATTCGAACGGCCGCGATGCCGCGAGAGAAAAAAACAACCACGGAACCTGGTACGATGTGCAGACTGCTTCCATTGCGTTATTCGTGAATAAAACTTCACTAGCTGAAAATATTCTGGAATCAGCTTTTAAGAAGCGGTTGGCCATGCAAATTAAGCCCGATGGCAGCCAGCCTTACGAACTTTCGCGTACTCTTTCCTGGACGTACAGTATAATGAACCTGAATGCTTTTTTTGCCTTGGCTTCTTTAGCCGAAAACGTAAACTTGGACTGGTGGAATTATAAAACTCCCAATGGGCGCAGCATTCGGCAAGCTTTGGATTATTTACTGCCTTACGCCCTCGGGGAAAAGGTATGGGAGAAAGAACAAATAAAAAACCTTGATTCTTCGGCTCTCTACCCGCTATTACGGCAAGCAGCCTGCGAATTTCCGGATGCCAATTACGCGCAATTAGCTGACCAAGTAGTCGACAAAAAATGCTGA
- a CDS encoding GH3 auxin-responsive promoter family protein, with product MEIINSIMTWVMKKRIHQIDLFRKYPHDVQNELFSSLLDTAKNTDWGKKYGYAEITSVEEYKKRVPISTYEDLFPHIERVMKGEQNVLWPSTISWFAKSSGTTNARSKYIPVSPESLEDCHYKGGKDMLSIYTILYPDTRVFNGKSLSIGGSLRENEYNPKSYCGDVSAVIMRNLPIWAEAKRTPPLKVALMDKWEEKIEAMADITVKENVTSLTGVPTWTYVLLNRILELTGKNNILEVWPNLELFAHGAVAFGPYRELFKQLIPSDQMHYLEIYNASEGFFGIQDQAGTHDEMLLMLDYGVYYEFIPMDEIDLDDPKALTLDQVELDKNYALVISTNAGLWRYKIGDTIKFTSLEPYRIKISGRTKHFINAFGEELIIENAETAIIEACQKTNAIMANFTAAPVYFEGKNRGGHEWVIEFSREPDNLETFRQVLDETLRTINSDYDAKRQNDLALRAPIIQLAPPGTFHQWLRNKGKLGGQNKVPRLSNSREYLEEILELLAS from the coding sequence ATGGAAATAATAAATTCGATCATGACCTGGGTCATGAAAAAGCGTATTCACCAAATTGACCTTTTTCGTAAATACCCACACGATGTTCAGAATGAATTATTTTCTAGCTTATTAGATACCGCCAAAAATACCGACTGGGGAAAAAAATACGGATACGCCGAAATTACTTCCGTAGAAGAATATAAAAAGCGCGTTCCGATATCCACTTACGAAGATTTATTCCCGCATATTGAACGGGTAATGAAAGGTGAGCAAAATGTATTGTGGCCTTCTACTATTTCCTGGTTTGCCAAATCGTCGGGTACCACCAATGCCCGCAGTAAATACATTCCCGTTTCGCCGGAGTCGCTGGAAGATTGCCATTATAAAGGCGGGAAAGATATGCTTTCTATCTACACCATCCTGTACCCGGATACCCGCGTGTTTAACGGTAAAAGTTTATCTATCGGGGGTAGCTTGCGCGAAAACGAGTATAATCCGAAAAGCTATTGCGGCGATGTATCAGCGGTTATTATGCGCAACTTACCTATCTGGGCCGAAGCAAAACGTACTCCTCCCCTTAAAGTAGCCTTAATGGACAAATGGGAAGAGAAAATTGAAGCCATGGCCGATATTACGGTAAAAGAAAATGTAACGAGTTTAACGGGCGTCCCCACCTGGACGTATGTGTTACTCAACCGAATACTAGAGCTTACCGGTAAAAATAATATTCTGGAAGTTTGGCCGAACCTGGAATTGTTCGCCCACGGAGCGGTAGCTTTTGGACCTTACCGCGAGTTATTTAAACAACTCATCCCATCGGATCAAATGCATTACCTCGAAATTTACAATGCCTCCGAAGGCTTTTTTGGCATCCAGGACCAAGCCGGTACGCACGACGAAATGCTGCTCATGCTGGATTACGGCGTTTACTACGAGTTTATTCCGATGGATGAAATTGATTTGGATGACCCCAAAGCGCTCACTTTAGACCAGGTTGAACTAGATAAGAACTACGCCCTTGTGATTTCTACCAATGCGGGTTTGTGGCGGTATAAAATTGGCGATACCATTAAGTTTACCAGTCTGGAGCCTTACCGCATTAAAATTTCAGGTCGCACCAAACACTTTATTAATGCTTTTGGAGAAGAACTGATTATTGAGAATGCCGAAACGGCTATTATAGAAGCTTGCCAAAAAACCAACGCCATTATGGCTAATTTTACGGCAGCACCCGTGTATTTTGAAGGTAAAAACCGGGGCGGTCACGAGTGGGTAATTGAATTTTCCCGGGAACCTGATAATTTAGAAACGTTTCGCCAGGTTTTAGACGAGACGTTGCGGACCATAAATTCGGATTACGATGCCAAACGCCAAAACGATTTAGCCTTACGAGCTCCTATTATTCAATTAGCTCCTCCGGGTACTTTCCACCAATGGCTCCGGAATAAAGGTAAATTGGGCGGTCAGAATAAAGTGCCGCGGTTAAGTAATTCCCGCGAGTACCTAGAGGAAATTTTAGAATTACTTGCCTCATAG
- the lptB gene encoding LPS export ABC transporter ATP-binding protein, whose amino-acid sequence MILRAEHLIKKYKSRTVVNDVSVEVKQGEIVGLLGPNGAGKTTSFYMIVGLVKPNSGKIYLENEEITLLPMYRRAKKGVGYLAQEASVFRDLTVEENILAVLEMTNKPKQEQKEKVEALLEEFSLTHVRRNKGIVLSGGERRRTEIARALAVDPKFVLLDEPFAGVDPIAVEEIQTIVAKLKTKNIGILITDHNVNETLSIVDRAYLLFEGKILKAGTAEDLAADEQVRRVYLGKHFELKRKI is encoded by the coding sequence ATGATACTAAGAGCTGAGCACCTGATTAAAAAATATAAATCCCGTACGGTAGTAAACGATGTATCGGTAGAAGTTAAACAAGGCGAAATTGTGGGTTTACTCGGGCCGAATGGAGCCGGTAAAACTACCTCTTTCTATATGATTGTGGGCTTGGTAAAACCTAATTCCGGTAAAATTTATTTAGAAAACGAAGAAATTACCTTATTGCCAATGTACCGGCGCGCTAAAAAAGGAGTAGGCTACTTAGCGCAGGAAGCTTCGGTATTTCGGGATCTTACCGTAGAAGAAAACATTTTGGCAGTACTGGAAATGACGAATAAACCCAAGCAAGAACAAAAAGAAAAGGTAGAAGCCCTGCTCGAAGAGTTCTCGCTTACGCACGTGCGCCGTAATAAAGGTATTGTATTATCCGGGGGCGAGCGCCGCCGTACCGAAATAGCCCGGGCCCTAGCCGTAGACCCAAAATTTGTTTTACTCGATGAGCCTTTTGCCGGCGTAGACCCCATTGCCGTAGAAGAAATTCAAACCATCGTCGCTAAATTAAAAACCAAAAATATCGGCATCCTCATTACCGACCATAACGTAAACGAAACGCTTTCTATCGTAGACCGGGCTTATTTACTTTTTGAAGGAAAAATTTTAAAGGCAGGTACCGCCGAAGATTTAGCCGCCGATGAACAAGTACGCCGGGTGTATTTGGGTAAGCATTTCGAGCTGAAAAGAAAAATATAA
- a CDS encoding YihY/virulence factor BrkB family protein — MSVKRLYHNIFKSIWHLLRETFLEFLDNNSFDRGAALAYYTVFALPPILIIMINSVGALFGKDAVSGEIYYEIKELIGSQGAYEVQKMVENISRSGEITFTTLIGIITLLLAATGLFISMQDALNVIWGVKAKPRNHYFKMVLDRIMSFAMILSFTFILLVSLVAQAILAKLGNYLMKLLDQTAIILLQMFNEMISLAVVAFIFAMIFKFLPDVKIQWRDVWVGAIVTALLFTLGRFLIGFYLGNSNYSNVYGAAGTVVIILVWVFYSSQILFFGAVFTLVFSRKYGSNIYPSPYAVRVIRQEVEVGKTAVNAEPGKFENSDN; from the coding sequence ATGAGTGTAAAGCGGCTTTATCATAACATATTTAAGAGCATTTGGCATTTGCTGCGTGAAACTTTTTTAGAGTTCTTGGATAATAATTCTTTTGATCGGGGCGCGGCTTTGGCTTATTATACTGTTTTTGCCTTACCTCCTATTCTCATCATCATGATTAATTCGGTAGGCGCCTTATTTGGGAAAGATGCCGTAAGCGGGGAGATTTACTACGAAATAAAAGAATTAATTGGTTCACAAGGCGCTTACGAAGTACAAAAAATGGTAGAAAATATCAGCCGATCCGGAGAGATTACCTTTACTACCCTTATTGGAATTATAACCTTACTACTGGCAGCTACCGGTTTGTTTATTTCGATGCAAGACGCTTTAAACGTAATTTGGGGCGTAAAGGCCAAACCCAGAAACCATTATTTTAAAATGGTACTCGACCGGATTATGTCGTTTGCCATGATTTTAAGTTTTACTTTTATTTTGTTGGTATCCTTAGTAGCACAGGCCATTTTAGCTAAACTAGGTAATTACCTCATGAAGCTCTTAGATCAAACGGCCATTATTCTGCTGCAAATGTTCAACGAAATGATTTCGCTGGCAGTAGTAGCTTTTATATTTGCCATGATATTTAAATTTTTACCCGATGTCAAAATTCAGTGGCGCGATGTGTGGGTAGGAGCTATTGTGACCGCTCTTTTATTTACTTTAGGCAGATTCCTGATTGGGTTTTATCTGGGCAACAGCAATTACTCTAATGTGTATGGCGCGGCAGGTACAGTAGTCATTATTTTAGTATGGGTATTTTACTCTTCTCAAATTTTGTTTTTTGGGGCTGTTTTTACCCTGGTCTTTTCCCGGAAATATGGTTCTAATATCTATCCTTCACCGTACGCCGTACGCGTGATTCGCCAAGAAGTCGAGGTAGGAAAAACGGCTGTAAACGCCGAACCAGGTAAATTTGAAAACTCAGACAATTAA
- the gltX gene encoding glutamate--tRNA ligase: protein MEREVRVRFAPSPTGPLHIGGVRTALYNYLFAKKMGGKMLLRIEDTDQNRFVPGAENYIFESLAWCGIQLDESPLTGGPHAPYRQSERKPMYMQYALQLVEAGHAYYAFDTAEELDAMRERLKAAKVTTPQYNAITRNTMKNSLTLSEDEVKRRLESGEPYVIRLKVPRKEEVRLKDLIRGWVVVHSSAIDDKVLMKSDGMPTYHLANIVDDHLMEITHVIRGEEWLPSAPLHVLLYRYLGWESTMPEFAHLPLLLKPDGNGKLSKRDGDKLGFPVFPLQWVDPFTGEKSSGYRESGYLPEAFINFLAFLGWNPGTQQELFTMDELAEAFTIDRIGKSGTRFDINKARWFNEQYLRAKPDDELAQYLIMALTEHNIECSLDKAIKISSVMKERVTFPQDFWREASYFFVAPEQYNEQVASKKWNSGVATVFEYFKNQLPSVTDFTADNVKALLTQVLEQHGKKIGQVMQALRLAITGLEAGPDLMAIIEVIGPDETTTRIEAAIAKLQPYAV, encoded by the coding sequence ATGGAAAGAGAAGTAAGAGTACGATTTGCACCTAGCCCAACGGGGCCACTGCACATTGGTGGTGTCCGGACGGCATTATACAATTATTTATTTGCCAAAAAAATGGGCGGCAAGATGCTGTTGCGCATAGAAGATACCGACCAGAATCGCTTTGTACCTGGTGCTGAAAATTATATTTTCGAATCTCTGGCCTGGTGCGGCATTCAATTAGATGAAAGTCCATTAACGGGCGGTCCGCACGCGCCGTACCGGCAATCGGAACGAAAACCGATGTATATGCAGTACGCGTTGCAGTTGGTAGAAGCCGGTCATGCCTATTATGCTTTTGATACGGCCGAAGAATTAGACGCCATGCGGGAGCGTTTAAAAGCCGCTAAAGTAACTACTCCCCAATATAATGCTATTACCCGCAATACCATGAAAAACTCGCTTACCTTATCCGAAGACGAGGTAAAGCGCCGGTTAGAAAGTGGAGAGCCTTATGTAATCCGGTTAAAGGTGCCCCGGAAAGAAGAAGTTCGGTTGAAAGATTTAATTCGGGGGTGGGTAGTGGTTCACTCCTCGGCAATAGACGATAAAGTGTTGATGAAATCGGATGGAATGCCTACTTACCACTTGGCCAATATTGTGGATGACCATTTAATGGAAATCACCCACGTTATTCGGGGCGAAGAATGGTTGCCATCCGCACCATTACACGTATTGTTATACCGGTATTTGGGTTGGGAAAGCACCATGCCGGAATTTGCGCACTTACCTTTATTGCTTAAACCGGATGGCAATGGCAAATTAAGTAAACGCGATGGCGATAAATTAGGCTTTCCGGTATTTCCGCTGCAGTGGGTAGATCCTTTTACGGGCGAGAAATCAAGCGGGTACCGCGAAAGTGGTTATTTACCGGAAGCTTTTATTAATTTCTTGGCTTTTTTAGGCTGGAATCCGGGCACGCAACAAGAATTATTTACCATGGACGAGCTCGCCGAAGCTTTTACCATCGATCGGATTGGGAAATCCGGTACCCGTTTTGATATTAATAAAGCCCGTTGGTTTAACGAGCAATACTTACGCGCCAAACCCGACGATGAATTAGCGCAATATTTAATCATGGCTTTAACGGAGCACAATATTGAGTGCTCTCTGGACAAGGCAATTAAGATTTCCAGCGTAATGAAAGAACGGGTAACCTTCCCGCAGGATTTTTGGCGCGAAGCTTCCTACTTTTTTGTAGCTCCGGAACAATATAACGAGCAGGTTGCCAGCAAAAAATGGAACAGTGGGGTAGCTACTGTTTTTGAATATTTTAAAAATCAATTGCCTTCCGTAACTGATTTTACCGCCGATAATGTAAAAGCCTTATTAACGCAAGTTTTAGAGCAACACGGCAAAAAAATTGGGCAAGTAATGCAAGCGCTTCGTTTAGCAATTACCGGCTTAGAAGCTGGTCCGGATTTAATGGCTATAATTGAAGTTATTGGCCCAGATGAGACCACCACTCGTATCGAAGCTGCCATTGCTAAACTACAACCATATGCGGTTTAA
- the msrA gene encoding peptide-methionine (S)-S-oxide reductase MsrA: MNRIFLNVMAFLLLVLQSCTEGKTKPVATPALPPLSAAEIKAKGLEIATFAGGCFWCTEAVFERLRGVDRVISGYTGGPEKNPTYEQVGSGETGHAESVQIYFDPKQVTYPELLEVFFATHDPTTLNRQGPDVGKQYRSAIFYHNDQQKQQAVAYMKELEAKKAFPNRIVTQLQPYKIFYPAEDYHQDYYEHNPNNPYVQSVTAPKVHKFEKQFKAKLKTRTS, translated from the coding sequence ATGAATCGTATATTTTTAAATGTAATGGCTTTCTTGTTGCTGGTGTTGCAGTCCTGCACAGAAGGTAAAACGAAACCGGTAGCCACTCCGGCTCTCCCACCCCTTTCAGCAGCCGAGATAAAAGCAAAAGGATTAGAAATAGCCACTTTTGCGGGTGGTTGTTTTTGGTGTACCGAAGCAGTATTTGAGCGTTTAAGAGGTGTGGATCGGGTAATTTCTGGTTATACTGGTGGTCCGGAAAAAAATCCTACCTATGAGCAAGTGGGTTCGGGTGAGACGGGACATGCCGAATCGGTGCAAATTTATTTTGATCCGAAGCAGGTTACTTATCCAGAATTACTCGAAGTATTTTTTGCTACCCATGATCCTACTACGTTAAACCGCCAGGGACCTGATGTAGGCAAGCAATACCGGTCGGCTATATTTTACCACAACGACCAGCAAAAGCAGCAAGCTGTTGCTTATATGAAAGAACTGGAGGCAAAAAAAGCTTTTCCTAATCGCATAGTTACCCAGCTGCAGCCTTATAAAATATTTTACCCCGCCGAAGATTATCACCAGGATTATTACGAGCACAATCCGAATAATCCGTATGTTCAATCGGTTACAGCTCCTAAAGTGCACAAATTTGAGAAACAGTTTAAGGCGAAACTAAAAACTAGGACCAGCTAA
- a CDS encoding RidA family protein, producing the protein MANTIINSTNAPAPIGPYSQAVLANNVLYVSGQIAINPATDSMVLDDIETETHQVMQNLQAILSEAGLDFTNVVKCSIFVKDLNNFARINTIYGSYFNQMPPARETVEVSRLPKDVNVEISCIAVKPA; encoded by the coding sequence ATGGCGAATACTATTATAAATTCAACTAACGCTCCGGCTCCAATTGGTCCGTATAGTCAGGCGGTACTGGCCAATAATGTTTTATATGTTTCCGGTCAAATAGCTATTAACCCAGCTACTGACAGTATGGTACTTGATGATATAGAAACAGAAACCCATCAGGTAATGCAAAACTTACAAGCTATTCTATCCGAAGCAGGTTTAGATTTTACTAATGTAGTAAAGTGCAGCATATTTGTGAAGGACCTGAATAATTTTGCGCGCATTAATACTATATACGGTAGTTATTTTAATCAAATGCCACCCGCCCGCGAAACCGTAGAAGTAAGTCGACTTCCAAAAGATGTAAATGTTGAGATTTCGTGTATTGCCGTAAAACCTGCTTAA
- a CDS encoding septal ring lytic transglycosylase RlpA family protein — MVRRHYGALRVSLLSACFRFVICAFILAGLVSSCARTNWNGYTEQGNASYYADKFQGRKMANGQPYRKGKLTAAHKKIPLGSRVKVTNLKTHRSVKVKITDRGPHGRNRMIDLSRAAARKVGMIEAGVVPVKIKVLKPKKDKS; from the coding sequence ATGGTTCGAAGACATTATGGAGCTTTAAGGGTTAGCCTTTTGTCTGCTTGCTTCCGGTTTGTAATTTGTGCTTTCATCTTAGCTGGACTGGTAAGCAGTTGTGCCCGTACCAACTGGAATGGGTACACCGAACAAGGGAATGCCTCATATTACGCCGATAAATTTCAGGGCAGGAAAATGGCCAATGGCCAGCCTTACCGCAAAGGAAAGTTAACGGCCGCTCACAAGAAAATACCCTTAGGTTCCCGGGTAAAAGTTACCAATTTAAAAACCCACCGGTCGGTAAAAGTAAAAATTACCGATCGGGGTCCTCATGGTCGTAACCGCATGATTGATTTATCACGGGCTGCGGCCCGAAAAGTTGGCATGATAGAAGCCGGAGTAGTTCCGGTAAAAATTAAAGTTCTTAAACCCAAAAAGGATAAATCTTAG